One window of the Salminus brasiliensis chromosome 1, fSalBra1.hap2, whole genome shotgun sequence genome contains the following:
- the calm1b gene encoding calmodulin-1b, whose product MADQLTEEQIAEFKEAFSLFDKDGDGTITTKELGTVMRSLGQNPTEAELQDMINEVDADGNGTIDFPEFLTMMARKMKDTDSEEEIREAFRVFDKDGNGYISAAELRHVMTNLGEKLTDEEVDEMIREADIDGDGQVNYEEFVQMMTAK is encoded by the exons ATG GCTGACCAGCTAACAGAGGAGCAAATTGCAG AGTTCAAAGAGGCTTTCTCCTTATTTGACAAAGATGGAGATGGCACCATCACTACCAAAGAGTTGGGTACAGTGATGCGGTCACTGGGGCAGAATCCCACAGAGGCAGAGCTTCAGGATATGATCAATGAAGTGGATGCTGATG GCAATGGAACCATAGACTTCCCAGAGTTCCTGACCATGATGGCCAGAAAGATGAAGGACACAGACAGCGAGGAGGAGATCCGTGAAGCCTTCCGGGTATTTGACAAG GATGGAAACGGCTATATCAGTGCTGCAGAGCTGCGTCACGTTATGACGAACCTCGGGGAGAAGCTCACAGATGAGGAAGTGGACGAGATGATCAGAGAAGCGGATATTGATGGAGACGGTCAGGTGAACTATGAAG agTTTGTACAGATGATGACCGCAAAGTGA